From the Pseudomonas sp. SORT22 genome, one window contains:
- a CDS encoding MoxR family ATPase has translation MKFEGTSAYVATDDLKLAVNAAITLERPLLVKGEPGTGKTMLAEQLAESFGAKLITWHIKSTTKAHQGLYEYDAVSRLRDSQLGVDKVHDVRNYLKKGKLWEAFESEERVILLIDEIDKADIEFPNDLLQELDKMEFYVYETDETIKAKQRPIIIITSNNEKELPDAFLRRCFFHYIAFPDRSTLQQIVDVHYPNIKKDLVSEALDVFFDVRKVPGLKKKPSTSELVDWLKLLMADNIGEAVLRERDPTKAIPPLAGALVKNEQDVQLLERLAFMSRRGNR, from the coding sequence ATGAAGTTCGAAGGCACCAGCGCTTATGTCGCTACAGACGACCTGAAACTGGCGGTCAACGCGGCGATCACCCTGGAGCGACCGCTGCTGGTCAAGGGCGAGCCGGGCACCGGCAAGACCATGCTCGCCGAACAGCTGGCCGAATCCTTTGGCGCCAAGCTGATCACCTGGCACATCAAGTCGACCACCAAGGCCCACCAGGGCCTCTACGAGTACGACGCGGTCAGCCGCCTGCGTGACTCGCAACTGGGCGTCGACAAGGTCCACGACGTGCGCAACTACCTGAAGAAGGGCAAGCTCTGGGAGGCCTTCGAGTCCGAAGAGCGGGTCATTCTGCTGATCGACGAAATCGACAAGGCCGACATCGAGTTCCCCAACGACCTGTTGCAGGAACTCGACAAAATGGAGTTCTACGTTTACGAGACCGACGAGACGATCAAGGCCAAGCAGCGCCCGATCATCATCATTACCTCGAACAACGAAAAGGAACTGCCCGACGCCTTCTTGCGCCGCTGCTTCTTCCACTACATTGCCTTCCCTGACCGCAGCACCCTGCAGCAGATCGTCGATGTGCACTACCCGAACATCAAGAAGGACCTGGTCAGCGAAGCGCTGGACGTGTTCTTCGACGTGCGCAAAGTGCCGGGCCTGAAGAAAAAACCGTCGACCTCCGAGCTGGTCGACTGGCTCAAGCTGCTGATGGCCGACAACATCGGCGAAGCGGTGCTGCGCGAACGTGATCCGACCAAGGCCATCCCGCCGCTGGCCGGGGCCCTGGTCAAGAACGAACAGGACGTGCAGTTGCTCGAACGCCTGGCCTTCATGAGCCGTCGCGGTAACCGCTGA
- a CDS encoding VWA domain-containing protein codes for MLLNLFNEMRAAKVPVSVRELLDLLNALKQRVTFADMDEFYYLSRAILVKDERHFDKFDRAFSAYFKGLENLNQHLEALIPEDWLRKEFERSLSDEERAQIQSLGGLDKLIEEFKKRLEEQKERHAGGNKWIGTGGTSPFGSGGFNPEGIRVGDAGKRQGKAVKVWDQREYKNLDDQVELGTRNIKLALRRLRKFARQGAAEELDIDGTIDHTARDAGLLNIQMRPERRNSVKLLLLFDIGGSMDAHVKICEELFSACKTEFKHLEYYYFHNFVYESVWKNNLRRTSERTSTLDLLHKYGADYKVVFVGDAAMAPYEITQPGGSVEHWNEEAGYVWMQRFMEKYKKLIWINPYPKDTWGYTASTNIVRELVEDRMFPLTLRGLEEGMRFLSK; via the coding sequence ATGCTGCTCAATCTGTTCAATGAAATGCGCGCGGCCAAGGTGCCGGTGTCGGTGCGCGAGCTGCTTGATTTGCTCAATGCCCTCAAGCAGCGCGTGACCTTTGCCGACATGGACGAGTTCTACTACTTGTCGCGGGCCATCCTGGTCAAGGACGAGCGTCATTTCGACAAGTTCGACCGGGCGTTCTCGGCCTATTTCAAGGGCCTTGAGAACCTCAACCAGCACCTGGAAGCCTTGATTCCCGAAGACTGGCTGCGCAAGGAGTTCGAACGCTCGCTGAGCGACGAGGAACGCGCGCAGATCCAGTCCCTGGGCGGCCTCGACAAGCTCATCGAAGAGTTCAAGAAGCGCCTCGAAGAGCAAAAGGAACGCCATGCCGGCGGCAACAAGTGGATCGGCACCGGCGGCACCAGCCCGTTCGGCTCGGGCGGTTTCAACCCCGAGGGCATCCGCGTCGGCGATGCCGGCAAGCGCCAGGGCAAGGCGGTCAAGGTCTGGGACCAGCGCGAGTACAAGAACCTCGACGACCAGGTCGAACTGGGCACGCGCAACATCAAGCTGGCCCTGCGCCGGCTGCGCAAGTTCGCCCGCCAGGGCGCGGCCGAAGAGCTGGACATCGACGGCACCATCGACCACACCGCCCGCGATGCCGGCCTGCTCAACATCCAGATGCGCCCGGAGCGGCGCAACAGCGTCAAGTTGCTGCTGCTGTTCGACATCGGCGGCTCGATGGACGCCCACGTGAAGATCTGCGAAGAACTGTTCTCGGCCTGCAAGACCGAGTTCAAGCACCTGGAGTACTACTACTTCCACAACTTCGTCTACGAGTCGGTGTGGAAGAACAACCTGCGCCGTACCTCCGAGCGCACCTCGACCCTGGATTTGCTGCACAAGTACGGCGCCGACTACAAGGTGGTGTTCGTCGGTGACGCGGCCATGGCGCCCTACGAGATCACCCAGCCCGGTGGCAGCGTCGAGCACTGGAACGAGGAAGCCGGCTACGTGTGGATGCAGCGCTTCATGGAGAAGTACAAGAAGCTCATCTGGATCAACCCCTACCCGAAGGACACCTGGGGCTACACCGCCTCGACCAACATCGTGCGCGAGCTGGTCGAAGACCGGATGTTCCCGCTGACTTTGCGCGGGCTGGAAGAAGGCATGCGGTTTTTGTCCAAGTAG
- a CDS encoding biotin-dependent carboxyltransferase family protein, which translates to MSRLSIEASTPLCLLQDAGRFGVRHLGVTQGGALDWVSMRWANWLLGNAPEAAVVEVTLGGFSLIAEQDCCLALAGADLDARLDGQPLKPWRSFSMGKGQRLRLNAPLHGARAYIAAPGGFKAPQVLGSCASVVREALGGLDGLGSPLAKGQALEYAGVAAALKEVPEALWPDFTDRLPLDLLLGAQIGDFSGTSLFEAFNRDWTLDSRADRMGMRLLGPVLHYQGPAMISEGIALGAVQVPPDGQPIVLLNDRQTIGGYPRLGALTPLALARMAQMLPGRVVRFRPVVQEMAWLEQRAFLERFVG; encoded by the coding sequence ATGAGCCGCTTGTCGATCGAGGCCAGCACGCCGCTGTGCCTGCTGCAGGATGCCGGGCGCTTTGGTGTGCGCCACCTGGGCGTGACCCAGGGCGGGGCGCTGGACTGGGTGTCGATGCGCTGGGCCAACTGGCTGCTGGGCAACGCGCCCGAGGCCGCGGTGGTCGAGGTCACCCTCGGTGGTTTCAGCCTGATTGCCGAGCAGGACTGTTGCCTGGCCCTGGCCGGCGCCGACCTCGACGCACGCCTCGATGGCCAGCCGCTCAAGCCCTGGCGCAGCTTCAGCATGGGCAAGGGCCAGCGCTTGCGCCTGAATGCGCCGCTGCATGGCGCCCGTGCCTACATCGCCGCGCCGGGCGGCTTCAAGGCGCCGCAGGTACTGGGCAGTTGTGCCAGCGTGGTACGTGAAGCGCTCGGCGGGCTGGATGGTTTGGGCTCGCCGCTGGCCAAGGGGCAAGCGCTGGAATACGCCGGTGTGGCAGCGGCGCTCAAAGAAGTGCCGGAGGCGTTATGGCCGGACTTTACCGACAGGTTGCCGCTTGATCTGTTGCTCGGCGCGCAGATCGGCGATTTTAGCGGCACAAGCCTGTTTGAAGCGTTCAACCGCGACTGGACCCTCGACAGCCGCGCTGATCGCATGGGCATGCGCTTGCTCGGGCCGGTGTTGCACTACCAGGGGCCGGCGATGATTTCCGAGGGGATTGCGTTGGGCGCGGTGCAGGTGCCGCCGGATGGCCAGCCGATCGTGCTGCTCAATGATCGTCAGACCATTGGTGGTTATCCACGCTTGGGCGCGTTGACGCCGTTGGCCCTGGCGAGGATGGCGCAGATGCTGCCGGGGAGGGTGGTGCGCTTTCGGCCGGTGGTGCAGGAGATGGCGTGGCTTGAGCAGCGGGCGTTTCTTGAAAGGTTTGTTGGCTGA
- the pxpB gene encoding 5-oxoprolinase subunit PxpB, which produces MNYRIEVVAIDSLMVRLFDQIDEGNMPWLLAASQRLRSAFAGRLVDLVPSYTTLMVQFDLLQLSPAEAQACIRQALTDLQPDPGSAGRQHEIPVWYDPSVGPELQLLAERCNTSVADIIRRHSEREYQVFALGFAPGFAFMGLVEQALAAPRLATPRKRVAAGSVGIAERQTAAYPAVSPGGWNLIGRTPSKLFDRQREGYSLLQPGDRVRFVAVERATFINLGGDDTPLEAQA; this is translated from the coding sequence ATGAACTACCGTATTGAAGTAGTGGCCATCGATAGCCTGATGGTGCGCCTGTTCGACCAGATCGATGAAGGCAACATGCCCTGGCTGCTTGCCGCCAGCCAGCGCCTGCGCAGCGCCTTTGCCGGGCGCCTGGTCGACCTGGTGCCGTCCTATACCACGCTGATGGTGCAGTTCGACCTGCTCCAGTTGTCGCCGGCCGAGGCCCAGGCCTGTATTCGGCAAGCGCTCACCGACTTGCAGCCGGACCCTGGCAGCGCAGGCCGCCAGCACGAGATTCCGGTGTGGTATGACCCAAGTGTCGGCCCGGAGCTGCAACTGCTGGCCGAGCGTTGCAACACATCGGTGGCCGACATCATTCGCCGCCACAGCGAGCGTGAGTACCAGGTGTTCGCCCTGGGCTTTGCCCCCGGCTTCGCCTTCATGGGCCTGGTCGAACAAGCCCTGGCCGCGCCGCGCCTGGCCACCCCGCGCAAACGCGTGGCGGCCGGCAGCGTGGGCATTGCCGAGCGCCAGACCGCCGCTTATCCAGCGGTTTCTCCCGGCGGCTGGAACCTGATCGGGCGCACCCCGAGCAAGCTTTTTGACCGTCAACGCGAGGGCTACAGCCTGTTGCAGCCGGGTGACCGGGTGCGCTTCGTGGCGGTTGAGCGCGCCACCTTCATCAACCTGGGCGGCGACGATACCCCGCTGGAGGCACAGGCATGA
- a CDS encoding 5-oxoprolinase subunit PxpA, with translation MGESFGSWTMGLDAQVMPYVDCANIACGFHAGDPGIMRKTVALAVASQVRIGAHPAYPDLAGFGRRSMACSAEEIRDLLHYQIGALDGICRTQGTRVAYVKPHGALYNDMMAEPLKLRAVLEAVAAYDRQLPLMLMATADNSAAQALGDEYGVTLWFEAFADRAYDAGGHLLSRRLPGAVHHDPAMIVEQALRLARGEALSASDGSALLLQADTLCVHGDNDSSIAAVRQIRQALDAQAVP, from the coding sequence ATGGGTGAAAGTTTTGGCAGCTGGACCATGGGCCTGGATGCCCAGGTCATGCCTTATGTTGATTGCGCCAACATTGCCTGCGGTTTTCATGCCGGCGACCCCGGGATCATGCGCAAGACCGTGGCCCTGGCCGTGGCCAGCCAGGTGCGCATCGGCGCCCATCCGGCCTACCCGGACCTGGCCGGCTTCGGCCGCCGCTCCATGGCCTGTAGCGCCGAAGAGATTCGCGACCTGCTGCATTACCAGATCGGCGCCCTGGACGGCATTTGCCGTACCCAGGGTACCCGGGTTGCCTACGTCAAACCCCACGGCGCGCTGTACAACGACATGATGGCCGAACCGCTCAAGCTGCGTGCCGTGCTCGAAGCCGTGGCCGCCTATGACCGGCAGTTGCCGCTGATGCTGATGGCCACCGCCGACAACAGCGCGGCCCAGGCCTTGGGCGATGAGTACGGTGTAACCCTGTGGTTCGAAGCCTTTGCCGACCGCGCCTACGACGCCGGCGGCCACTTGCTGTCGCGGCGCTTGCCGGGGGCGGTGCACCATGATCCGGCGATGATTGTCGAGCAGGCCCTGCGCCTGGCTCGCGGCGAGGCGCTGAGCGCCAGCGATGGCAGCGCGTTGCTGCTGCAGGCCGATACCCTGTGCGTGCATGGCGACAACGACAGCTCGATCGCCGCCGTGCGGCAGATTCGCCAGGCCCTCGATGCCCAGGCGGTGCCATGA
- a CDS encoding MFS transporter, with protein MNPSGVQQQVKARSVAGPFDWYRNINKQERRTFWSCKIGYGLDGMDTQMLSFVIPTLIALWGISTAEAGLIHTSTLIASALGGWIAGILSDRIGRVRTLQLTVLWFAFFTFLCGFAQNYEQLLIARTLMGFGFGGEWTAGAVLIGEVIRAQDRGKAVGMVQSGWAIGWGLTAILYAVLFSLLPPEDAWRALFLLGIVPAVFVIFVRRLVKDPEIYQQAKAAEKTAAPSHFYEIFAPGMLFTTIRASLLTTGALGGYYAITSWLPTFLKNERGLSVLGTGGYLAMVIFGSYIGYVISAYLTDLLGRKKNFILFAVGSFIIVLLYTQMPVSDGVMLWLGFPLGFFASGIFSGMGAFLTELFPTRIRGSGQGFCYNIGRALAAFFPLLIGLLSQKIPLGLGIGGFAAVSYGVVILAALSLPETRGKQLEAH; from the coding sequence ATGAACCCATCGGGCGTGCAGCAACAGGTCAAAGCCAGGTCAGTGGCGGGGCCATTCGACTGGTACCGCAACATCAACAAGCAGGAACGCCGGACCTTCTGGAGCTGCAAGATCGGCTACGGCCTCGATGGCATGGACACGCAGATGCTCAGCTTCGTCATCCCCACCCTGATCGCCCTGTGGGGCATCAGCACCGCCGAAGCCGGGTTGATTCACACCAGCACCCTGATCGCCTCGGCCTTGGGCGGCTGGATCGCCGGTATCCTTTCCGACCGCATCGGCCGCGTGCGCACCCTGCAATTGACGGTGCTGTGGTTCGCCTTCTTCACCTTTCTTTGCGGCTTTGCCCAGAACTACGAACAGTTGTTGATCGCCCGCACCCTGATGGGCTTCGGCTTTGGTGGCGAATGGACCGCCGGCGCCGTGCTGATCGGCGAAGTGATCCGCGCCCAGGACCGTGGCAAGGCAGTGGGCATGGTGCAGTCCGGCTGGGCCATCGGCTGGGGCCTGACGGCGATCCTGTATGCCGTGCTGTTTTCGCTGTTGCCGCCGGAAGATGCCTGGCGCGCACTGTTTTTGCTGGGTATTGTGCCAGCGGTGTTCGTGATTTTCGTTCGCCGCCTGGTCAAGGACCCGGAGATCTACCAGCAGGCCAAGGCCGCGGAAAAGACCGCAGCGCCGTCGCATTTTTATGAAATCTTCGCCCCGGGCATGCTCTTCACCACGATCCGCGCCTCGCTGCTGACCACCGGCGCCCTGGGCGGCTACTACGCCATCACCTCGTGGCTGCCGACCTTCCTCAAGAACGAGCGCGGCTTGAGCGTACTGGGTACCGGCGGCTACCTGGCGATGGTGATCTTCGGCTCCTACATCGGCTATGTGATCAGCGCCTACCTCACCGACCTGCTGGGCCGGAAAAAGAACTTCATCCTCTTCGCCGTCGGTTCGTTCATCATTGTCCTGCTCTACACCCAGATGCCGGTCAGCGACGGCGTCATGCTCTGGCTGGGCTTCCCCCTGGGCTTCTTCGCCTCGGGGATCTTCAGCGGCATGGGCGCGTTTCTCACCGAACTCTTCCCCACCCGCATCCGCGGCTCGGGCCAGGGCTTTTGCTACAACATCGGCCGCGCGCTGGCGGCGTTCTTCCCGCTGCTGATCGGCTTGCTGAGCCAGAAGATTCCCCTGGGCCTGGGCATCGGCGGATTTGCCGCAGTGTCCTACGGAGTGGTAATTCTGGCAGCCTTGAGCCTGCCGGAAACCCGCGGCAAACAATTAGAAGCCCATTAA
- a CDS encoding LysR family transcriptional regulator translates to MNLKFLETFVWVARLKSFRLTAEKLFTTQASISSRIAALEADLGVRLLLRDSRGVSLTPEGSKVLEYAEQMLDTAKALKQSLDSDRAKVGRIRIGVMDTVIHTWMSPLVAELMERYPQVEIELIADTALNLREQLQKGFLDVILQTDLLRQESIRSLDLARYPMGWIVASQSIYNRDYASLADLARERIVTFSKNSRPHQEVLSLLQVEGVGAPRLNCVNSVAAITRLLRDGFGIGALPPALVSEELARGELILLPLARQPPSLELVVAWQTGVELVDEVVQLCRNVLERYARDAGPQRIVLV, encoded by the coding sequence ATGAACCTCAAATTCCTCGAAACCTTCGTCTGGGTCGCCCGCCTCAAGAGTTTTCGCCTGACCGCCGAAAAACTCTTCACCACCCAGGCCTCGATCTCCAGCCGCATCGCCGCGCTTGAGGCCGATCTCGGGGTCAGGTTGCTGCTGCGCGACTCACGCGGCGTGAGCCTGACCCCGGAAGGCAGCAAGGTGCTCGAGTACGCCGAACAGATGCTCGACACCGCCAAGGCCCTCAAGCAATCGCTGGACAGCGACCGGGCCAAGGTCGGGCGCATTCGCATCGGCGTGATGGACACGGTAATCCACACCTGGATGAGCCCGCTGGTGGCGGAGTTGATGGAGCGCTACCCGCAGGTGGAAATCGAGTTGATCGCCGATACGGCGCTTAACTTGCGCGAACAACTGCAAAAAGGCTTTCTCGATGTAATCCTGCAAACCGACCTGTTGCGCCAGGAAAGCATCCGCAGCCTGGACCTGGCGCGCTACCCCATGGGCTGGATCGTCGCCAGCCAGTCAATCTACAACCGCGACTACGCCTCGCTGGCGGACCTGGCCCGCGAGCGCATCGTGACCTTTTCGAAAAATTCCCGCCCGCACCAGGAAGTGCTCAGCCTGCTGCAGGTCGAAGGGGTCGGCGCGCCACGGCTGAACTGCGTGAACTCGGTGGCGGCGATCACCCGGCTGTTGCGTGATGGTTTTGGTATTGGCGCCCTGCCACCGGCGCTGGTCAGCGAGGAACTGGCCCGTGGCGAGCTGATCCTGCTGCCGCTGGCCCGGCAGCCACCGAGCCTGGAGCTGGTGGTGGCCTGGCAGACCGGCGTCGAGCTGGTCGACGAGGTGGTGCAACTGTGCCGCAACGTGCTGGAGCGCTACGCCCGCGATGCCGGGCCGCAGCGCATCGTGCTGGTTTAG
- a CDS encoding DUF2937 family protein: MFRSYLRLLLFTCGLLVGLQVPGYIVDYSQRVEAHLLESREGLKGFEDTAKRFFNGDLQALVRHYRSSDDPVFTSDANSIESLLIRNRQFEQEWQIVQGPWLAKTWHVLVTANPQLREETLNAYRYQILLNPEALAWGLSCALLLALVVESLLLLLGWVALGGRRKAVQESWR; encoded by the coding sequence ATGTTCAGAAGTTACCTGCGCTTGCTGTTGTTTACCTGCGGTTTGCTGGTCGGGCTGCAGGTGCCGGGCTATATCGTCGATTACAGCCAGCGGGTCGAGGCGCACCTGCTTGAATCGCGCGAAGGCCTCAAGGGTTTTGAAGACACCGCCAAGCGCTTCTTCAACGGCGACCTGCAGGCCTTGGTGCGCCATTACCGCAGCAGCGACGACCCGGTGTTCACCAGCGATGCCAACAGCATCGAGAGCCTGTTGATCCGCAATCGCCAGTTCGAGCAGGAATGGCAGATCGTGCAGGGCCCGTGGCTGGCGAAAACCTGGCATGTGCTGGTTACCGCCAACCCGCAACTGCGCGAAGAAACCCTCAACGCTTACCGCTACCAGATCCTCCTCAACCCCGAGGCCCTGGCCTGGGGCCTGAGCTGCGCGCTGCTGCTGGCGCTGGTGGTCGAAAGCCTGCTGCTGTTGCTCGGCTGGGTGGCCCTCGGCGGGCGGCGCAAGGCGGTGCAGGAGAGCTGGCGCTAA
- a CDS encoding class II glutamine amidotransferase has protein sequence MCELLGMSANVPTDIVFSFTGLMQRGGRTGPHRDGWGIAFYEGRGLRLFQDPAASCESEVANLVQRYPIKSEVVIGHIRQANVGKVCLSNTHPFVRELWGRNWCFAHNGQLGEFKGQATFYRPVGDTDSEAAFCDLLNRVREAFPEPVEVEQLLPVLVEACAEYRGKGVFNCLFSDGDWLFCFCSTKLVHITRRAPFGPARLKDVDMIVDFQAETTPNDVVTVIATEALTENETWHRYAPGQWALWRRGECIAEGQAS, from the coding sequence ATGTGTGAATTACTGGGCATGAGCGCCAATGTGCCGACCGACATCGTTTTCAGCTTCACCGGGCTGATGCAGCGCGGCGGGCGCACCGGCCCGCACCGTGACGGCTGGGGCATCGCCTTCTACGAAGGCCGTGGCCTGCGCCTGTTCCAGGACCCGGCGGCGAGCTGCGAGTCGGAAGTCGCCAACCTGGTGCAGCGCTACCCGATCAAGAGCGAGGTGGTGATCGGCCACATTCGCCAGGCCAACGTCGGCAAGGTCTGCCTGTCCAACACCCATCCGTTCGTGCGCGAGCTGTGGGGGCGCAACTGGTGCTTTGCGCACAACGGCCAGCTCGGCGAGTTCAAGGGCCAGGCGACCTTCTATCGGCCGGTTGGCGACACCGACAGCGAAGCGGCGTTTTGCGACCTGCTCAACCGCGTGCGCGAAGCCTTCCCCGAACCGGTCGAGGTCGAGCAATTGCTGCCGGTGCTGGTCGAGGCCTGCGCCGAATACCGTGGCAAGGGCGTGTTCAACTGCCTGTTCAGCGATGGCGACTGGCTGTTCTGCTTCTGTTCGACCAAGCTGGTGCACATCACCCGCCGAGCGCCGTTTGGCCCGGCACGGCTGAAGGACGTCGACATGATCGTCGACTTCCAGGCCGAAACCACCCCTAACGATGTGGTCACGGTGATCGCCACCGAGGCCCTCACCGAGAACGAAACCTGGCACCGCTACGCACCTGGCCAGTGGGCCCTGTGGCGCCGTGGCGAATGCATCGCCGAAGGCCAGGCCAGCTAA
- a CDS encoding MFS transporter has protein sequence MTENDYLLAWGLYALAALGCLLVGFRLTSWMWRWLREPLRVLMAVLLLTPTIVDPVKEKFAPAIAIAALDTLFKVGNNALRAAADLAMYGMIAFALYALFVLIRWPLERRARARREQAQAAAQREADEPVSDEPFAAERSDRYRNPPPAAPLGGSGARVEPRL, from the coding sequence ATGACCGAGAACGACTATCTGCTCGCCTGGGGCCTCTACGCCCTTGCCGCCTTGGGATGCCTGCTGGTGGGCTTTCGCCTGACCTCATGGATGTGGCGCTGGTTGCGCGAACCGCTGCGGGTGCTGATGGCGGTGCTGCTGCTGACCCCGACCATTGTCGACCCGGTGAAAGAAAAGTTCGCCCCGGCCATCGCCATTGCCGCTCTCGACACCCTGTTCAAGGTCGGCAACAACGCCCTGCGCGCCGCAGCCGACCTGGCCATGTACGGCATGATTGCCTTTGCCCTGTATGCGCTGTTCGTGCTCATCCGCTGGCCGCTCGAGCGCCGTGCCAGGGCCCGCCGCGAGCAGGCGCAAGCCGCCGCGCAACGTGAAGCGGACGAGCCTGTGAGCGATGAGCCGTTCGCCGCCGAGCGCAGCGACCGCTACCGTAACCCGCCACCTGCAGCGCCGCTGGGCGGCAGTGGCGCGCGGGTCGAGCCGCGCCTGTAG
- a CDS encoding S9 family peptidase, which produces MSADATAPRAPIARKAEGADPYAWLQQRDTPEVLAYLNAENAYQEAQLAAQAPLREQLFEEIKARILETDLSLPSPWGPYLYYTRTTAGDEYARHYRCPRPADDSNTVDESREELLLDPNELAQGGFLSLGAFSISPDHQRLAYSLDTTGDEIYTLFVKELASGAIEQLPFEDCDGSMTWANDNQTLFFAELDDTHRPHKLLRHRLGSGSVAPVYEETDGRFFLHCYRASSERQLILLLNSKTTSEAWVLDAEHPEQAFTCLAPRVEGHEYYPDHGQLEGQWRWFIRSNQDGINFALYQAQADSVPSREQWQLLVAHRDTVMLEGLTLNASALTLSLREGGLPIIEVRPQGLPAYRVELPDAAYSLYVQDSLEFVSPRIRLRYQSLNRPAQVRQLELASGAQQVLKQTPVLGPFDPDAYVSQRLWATAADGTQVPISLVQRRADVGKPVPLYLYGYGAYGESLDPWFSHARLSLLERGVAFAIAHVRGGGELGEAWYRAGKQEHKHNTFGDFIACAEHLIAQGVTCAGQLAISGGSAGGLLIGAVLNQRPELFKAAIAEVPFVDVLNTMLDPELPLTVTEYDEWGNPEEPEVYERIKAYAPYENVRAQAYPALLVIAGYNDSRVQYWEAAKWVARLRVTKTDDNLLLLKTEMGAGHGGMSGRYQGLRDVALEYAFVFNVLGVV; this is translated from the coding sequence ATGTCCGCAGACGCCACCGCTCCCCGTGCCCCGATTGCCCGCAAGGCCGAAGGTGCCGACCCCTATGCCTGGCTGCAGCAGCGCGACACCCCCGAGGTGCTGGCGTACCTGAACGCCGAGAACGCCTATCAAGAGGCGCAGCTGGCCGCTCAGGCGCCGCTGCGCGAGCAACTGTTCGAAGAGATCAAGGCGCGCATCCTCGAGACCGACCTGTCGCTGCCCTCGCCCTGGGGCCCGTACCTGTACTACACGCGCACCACCGCCGGTGACGAATACGCCCGCCACTACCGCTGCCCGCGCCCGGCCGACGACTCCAATACGGTCGATGAAAGCCGCGAAGAGCTGCTGCTCGACCCCAATGAACTGGCCCAGGGCGGCTTTCTGTCCCTCGGTGCCTTCAGCATCAGCCCCGACCACCAGCGCCTGGCCTACAGCCTGGACACCACGGGCGACGAAATCTACACCCTGTTCGTCAAGGAACTGGCCAGCGGCGCCATCGAGCAACTGCCGTTCGAGGACTGCGACGGCAGCATGACCTGGGCCAACGACAACCAGACGCTGTTCTTCGCCGAGCTGGACGACACCCATCGCCCGCACAAGCTGTTGCGCCATCGCCTGGGCAGCGGCAGCGTTGCACCCGTGTATGAAGAAACCGACGGTCGTTTCTTTCTGCACTGCTACCGCGCCAGCTCCGAGCGCCAGCTGATCCTGCTGCTCAACAGCAAGACCACCAGCGAAGCCTGGGTGCTCGACGCCGAACATCCCGAGCAGGCCTTCACCTGCCTGGCGCCGCGGGTCGAGGGCCACGAGTACTACCCTGACCACGGCCAGCTCGAAGGCCAGTGGCGCTGGTTCATCCGCAGCAACCAGGACGGCATCAACTTCGCCCTGTACCAGGCCCAAGCCGATAGCGTGCCGAGCCGCGAGCAATGGCAACTGCTGGTGGCCCACCGCGACACGGTGATGCTCGAAGGCCTGACCCTCAACGCCAGCGCCCTGACCCTGAGCCTGCGCGAAGGCGGCCTGCCGATCATCGAGGTGCGCCCACAAGGCCTGCCGGCCTACCGCGTCGAGCTGCCAGACGCTGCCTACAGCTTGTACGTGCAGGACAGCCTGGAGTTCGTCAGCCCGCGCATCCGCCTGCGTTACCAGTCGCTCAACCGCCCGGCCCAGGTACGCCAACTGGAGCTGGCCAGCGGCGCCCAGCAAGTGCTCAAGCAAACCCCGGTGCTCGGCCCGTTCGACCCGGATGCCTACGTCAGCCAGCGCCTGTGGGCCACTGCCGCCGACGGCACCCAGGTACCGATCAGCCTGGTGCAGCGCCGCGCCGACGTCGGCAAGCCGGTGCCGCTGTACCTGTACGGTTATGGCGCCTATGGCGAAAGCCTCGACCCGTGGTTCTCCCACGCCCGCCTGAGCCTGCTCGAACGCGGCGTGGCCTTTGCCATCGCCCACGTGCGTGGTGGCGGCGAGCTGGGTGAAGCCTGGTACCGCGCCGGCAAGCAGGAGCACAAGCACAACACCTTCGGCGACTTCATTGCCTGCGCCGAACACCTGATCGCCCAGGGCGTTACCTGCGCCGGGCAACTGGCGATCAGCGGCGGCAGCGCCGGTGGCCTGCTGATCGGCGCAGTACTCAACCAGCGCCCGGAGCTGTTCAAGGCGGCGATTGCCGAAGTGCCGTTCGTCGACGTGCTCAATACCATGCTCGACCCGGAACTGCCGCTGACCGTCACCGAATACGACGAGTGGGGCAACCCCGAAGAACCCGAGGTGTACGAGCGGATCAAGGCCTACGCACCCTATGAAAACGTCCGCGCCCAGGCCTACCCTGCCCTGCTGGTGATCGCCGGTTACAACGACAGCCGCGTGCAGTACTGGGAAGCGGCCAAGTGGGTGGCGCGGCTGCGGGTGACCAAGACCGACGACAACCTGCTGCTGCTCAAGACCGAAATGGGCGCCGGCCACGGCGGCATGAGCGGACGCTACCAGGGGCTGCGCGATGTGGCGCTGGAGTATGCGTTCGTATTTAACGTGCTGGGCGTGGTGTAA